From Entelurus aequoreus isolate RoL-2023_Sb linkage group LG22, RoL_Eaeq_v1.1, whole genome shotgun sequence, one genomic window encodes:
- the acaa1 gene encoding 3-ketoacyl-CoA thiolase, peroxisomal yields the protein MRRIKVISGHLCPPVPGHHVHDVSSNECSAAACPDDVVVVHGRRSAIGKAKRGALKDTTPDELLSAVMTAVLDDVSLSPQLLGDVCVGNVLQPGAGALMARVAHFLSDFPESVPVYTVNRQCSSGLQALLNIAGAIRSGSIDLGLACGVESMSLRSMGDPGDLSSRLMDKDKARDCIIPMGMTSENVAERMGVSREKQDVFAMMSHQKATRAQQSGVFEREIVPVVTRLLDQDGTERRVTVAKDEGIRAGTTLAALSRLTPAFKVGGSTTAGNSSQVSDGAAAVLLGRRSTVEALGLPVLGVLRASAVVGVPPDMMGVGPAVAIPAALKKAGLKMADIDVFEINEAFASQAVYCMEKLAILPEKVNPNGGAIALGHPLGCTGARQVVTLLHELRRRGPRALGVVSMCIGTGMGAAAIFEYPGQ from the exons ATGCGGAGGATCAAAGTGATTTCGGGACATTTGTGTCCGCCCGTCCCGGGACACCACGTGCATGACGTCAGCTCCAACGAGTGTTCGGCGGCCGCCTGTCCTGACGACGTGGTGGTCGTTCACGGCCGCAGGAGCGCCATCGGTAAAGCCAAGCGCGGAGCTTTGAAG GACACCACACCTGACGAGCTCTTGAGTGCTGTGATGACCGCTGTGCTGGATGACGTCAGCCTGTCGCCTCAGCTGCTGGGTGACGTATGTGTGG GAAACGTGCTGCAGCCCGGCGCTGGCGCCCTGATGGCCCGCGTGGCTCACTTCCTCAG TGACTTCCCTGAGTCGGTGCCAGTTTACACCGTCAACCGCCAGTGTTCATCTGGCCTGCAGGCGCTGCTCAACatcgcag GCGCCATCAGGAGTGGTTCCATTGATTTGGGTCTCGCCTGCGG cgtggAGAGCATGTCACTGCGCTCCATGGGAGATCCAGGAGATCTGAGCTCCAGGCTGATGGACAAGGACAAGGCCAGAGATTGCATCATCCCcatggg catgacCTCGGAGAACGTGGCAGAGAGGATGGGCGTGTCCAGAGAGAAGCAGGAcgtcttcgccatgatgtctcACCAGAA GGCGACGCGGGCGCAGCAGTCGGGCGTGTTCGAGCGTGAGATCGTTCCCGTGGTCACCAGGCTGCTGGACCAGGACGGCACGGAGCGGCGGGTGACGGTGGCCAAGGACGAGGGGATCCGAGCGGGGACCACGCTGGCGGCTCTCAGCAGACTGACGCCCGCCTTCAAGGTCGGCGGCAGCACCACGGCCG GTAACTCCAGCCAGGTGAGCGACGGCGCCGCCGCCGTGCTGCTGGGCCGCAGGTCCACGGTGGAGGCCCTGGGTCTGCCGGTCCTGGGAGTCCTGAGGGCCAGCGCCGTGGTGGGGGTCCCTCCTGACATGATGGGCGTCGGTCCGGCAGTCGCCATCCCCGCGGCCCTCAAGAAGGCGG GACTCAAGATGGCCGACATCGACGTGTTTGAGATCAACGAGGCCTTCGCCAGCCAG GCCGTGTACTGCATGGAGAAGTTGGCCATCCTGCCGGAGAAGGTCAACCCAAACGGCGGCGCCATCGCTCTGGGTCATCCGCTGGGCTGCACCGGCGCCCGGCAGGTGGTGACGCTGCTGCACGAGCTGCGGCGCCGCGGACCAAG GGCCCTCGGCGTGGTGTCCATGTGCATCGGCACCGGGATGGGAGCTGCCGCCATCTTTGAATACCCGGGCCAGTGA